One Paracidovorax avenae ATCC 19860 genomic region harbors:
- a CDS encoding long-chain-fatty-acid--CoA ligase produces the protein MNDRPWLAAYPEGVPADIDPTQYPSLVALMEEAFQKHADRTAYSFMGKDISFAQTEVQSRHLAAYLQGLGLARGDRVAVMMPNVPQYPVAVTAILRAGFVAVNVNPLYTPRELEHQLKDSGAKAIIIVENFAATLQACIGATQVQHVVLCAMGDQLGLLKGLLVNYVVRKVKKLVPAFSLPGAVRFNDAVAKGARGALQKPDLRPDDVALLQYTGGTTGVSKGAVLLHRNLIANVLQSEAWNEPAMRRIPEGVQPASVCALPLYHIFAFTANMMLAMRTGAKTILIPNPRDLAAVLKELSNHTFHSFPAVNTLFNGLANHPDFNTVDWKNLKVSVGGGMAVQGAVARLWLEKTGCPICEGYGLSETSPSASCNPVTTKEYTGTIGVPLPSTRMKLIDDEGRTVTEPGRAGEIVIHGPQVMAGYWQRPDETAKVMTEDGYFKTGDIGTMDERGFFKIVDRKKDMVLVSGFNVYPNEVEDVVAALPGVMECAVVGVPDEKTGEAVKLVIVRKDPELTEAHVREFCKSNLTGYKQPRVIEFRESLPKTPVGKILRRELRDSKKA, from the coding sequence ATGAACGACCGTCCGTGGCTTGCCGCGTATCCTGAAGGGGTGCCGGCCGACATCGACCCGACGCAGTACCCGTCGCTCGTCGCCCTGATGGAGGAGGCCTTCCAGAAGCACGCGGACCGCACGGCCTACAGTTTCATGGGCAAGGACATCAGCTTCGCCCAGACCGAAGTGCAGAGCCGCCACCTGGCCGCCTACCTGCAGGGCCTGGGTCTCGCGCGCGGCGACCGCGTGGCTGTCATGATGCCCAACGTGCCGCAGTACCCGGTCGCCGTCACGGCCATCCTGCGCGCGGGCTTCGTGGCCGTGAACGTGAACCCGCTCTACACGCCGCGCGAACTCGAGCACCAGCTCAAGGACTCGGGCGCGAAGGCGATCATCATCGTCGAGAACTTCGCCGCCACGCTGCAGGCCTGCATCGGCGCGACGCAGGTGCAGCACGTGGTGCTGTGCGCCATGGGCGACCAACTGGGCCTGCTTAAGGGCCTGCTCGTGAACTATGTGGTGCGCAAGGTCAAGAAGCTGGTGCCGGCCTTTTCGCTGCCGGGCGCCGTGCGCTTCAACGACGCGGTCGCCAAGGGCGCGCGCGGCGCCCTGCAGAAGCCAGACCTGCGGCCCGACGATGTCGCGCTGCTGCAGTACACGGGCGGCACCACCGGGGTGTCGAAGGGGGCTGTGCTGCTGCATCGCAACCTGATCGCCAACGTGCTGCAGTCGGAGGCCTGGAACGAGCCCGCGATGCGCAGGATCCCGGAGGGCGTGCAGCCCGCGAGCGTCTGCGCGCTGCCGCTCTACCATATCTTCGCGTTCACCGCGAACATGATGCTGGCCATGCGCACCGGCGCCAAGACCATCCTGATCCCCAACCCGCGCGACCTCGCCGCGGTGCTCAAGGAACTCTCCAACCACACCTTCCACAGCTTCCCGGCCGTGAACACGCTCTTCAACGGCCTGGCCAACCACCCGGACTTCAACACGGTGGACTGGAAGAACCTCAAGGTGTCCGTCGGCGGCGGCATGGCCGTGCAGGGCGCGGTGGCGCGCCTGTGGCTCGAGAAGACCGGCTGCCCCATCTGCGAGGGCTACGGGCTGTCGGAGACCAGCCCATCGGCGAGCTGCAATCCTGTCACCACGAAGGAATACACCGGCACCATCGGCGTCCCCCTGCCCAGCACGCGCATGAAGCTCATCGACGACGAAGGCCGCACGGTGACAGAACCTGGCCGCGCCGGCGAGATCGTCATCCACGGCCCGCAGGTCATGGCCGGCTACTGGCAGCGCCCCGACGAGACGGCCAAGGTCATGACCGAGGACGGGTACTTCAAGACCGGCGACATCGGCACCATGGACGAGCGCGGCTTCTTCAAGATCGTGGACCGCAAGAAGGACATGGTGCTGGTCAGCGGCTTCAACGTCTACCCGAACGAAGTGGAGGACGTGGTGGCCGCACTGCCGGGCGTGATGGAATGCGCCGTGGTGGGCGTGCCCGACGAGAAGACCGGCGAGGCCGTGAAGCTCGTCATCGTCCGGAAGGACCCGGAACTGACCGAAGCCCACGTGCGCGAGTTCTGCAAATCCAACCTCACCGGCTACAAGCAGCCGCGCGTGATCGAATTCCGCGAATCGCTGCCCAAGACGCCCGTGGGCAAGATCCTGCGCCGCGAACTGCGCGACAGCAAGAAGGCCTGA
- the fba gene encoding class II fructose-bisphosphate aldolase (catalyzes the reversible aldol condensation of dihydroxyacetonephosphate and glyceraldehyde 3-phosphate in the Calvin cycle, glycolysis, and/or gluconeogenesis): MPLVSMREMLDHAAENLYGIPAFNVNNLEQVQAVMSAADEVGAPVILQASAGARKYAGEPFIKHLIQAAAEMYPHIPLVMHQDHGTSPEVCQGALGLGFGSVMMDGSLMSDGKTPSSFDYNVDVTQKVVAMAHKVGATVEGELGCLGNLETGDAGEEDGIGAEGKLDHSQMLTDPEEAAQFVKATQLDALAIAIGTSHGAYKFSRPPTGDILAISRVKEIHARIPNTHLVMHGSSSVPQELLAIINQYGGKMKETYGVPVKEIQEAIKYGVRKINIDTDIRLAMTGAVRKFLAENPDKFDAREWLKPAREAAKQICKQRYIEFGCEGQGAKIKGRTLQEMAGLYASGALAQVVN, from the coding sequence ATGCCACTCGTCTCGATGCGCGAAATGCTCGACCATGCCGCTGAAAACCTCTACGGCATCCCCGCCTTCAACGTCAACAACCTGGAGCAGGTGCAGGCGGTGATGTCGGCGGCCGACGAGGTCGGTGCCCCGGTGATCCTCCAGGCCAGCGCCGGGGCCCGCAAATATGCCGGCGAGCCCTTCATCAAGCACCTCATCCAGGCTGCCGCCGAGATGTACCCCCACATTCCCCTGGTGATGCACCAGGACCACGGCACCAGCCCCGAGGTATGCCAGGGCGCGCTGGGCCTGGGCTTCGGCTCGGTGATGATGGACGGCTCCCTGATGTCCGACGGCAAGACGCCGTCCTCGTTCGACTACAACGTCGATGTCACGCAGAAGGTCGTGGCCATGGCCCACAAGGTCGGCGCGACGGTGGAAGGCGAACTGGGCTGCCTGGGCAACCTGGAAACCGGCGATGCCGGCGAGGAAGACGGCATCGGCGCCGAGGGCAAGCTGGACCACAGCCAGATGCTGACCGATCCCGAAGAGGCCGCCCAGTTCGTGAAGGCCACCCAGCTCGACGCGCTGGCCATCGCCATCGGCACCAGCCACGGCGCCTACAAGTTCAGCCGCCCGCCCACGGGCGACATCCTGGCCATCAGCCGCGTCAAGGAAATCCACGCCCGCATCCCCAACACCCACCTGGTGATGCACGGTTCGTCCTCCGTGCCGCAGGAACTGCTGGCCATCATCAACCAGTACGGCGGCAAGATGAAGGAAACCTACGGCGTGCCCGTGAAGGAAATCCAGGAAGCCATCAAGTACGGCGTGCGCAAGATCAACATCGACACCGACATCCGCCTGGCGATGACGGGCGCCGTGCGCAAGTTCCTCGCCGAGAACCCCGACAAGTTCGATGCCCGCGAGTGGCTCAAGCCCGCCCGCGAAGCCGCCAAGCAGATCTGCAAGCAGCGCTACATCGAGTTCGGCTGCGAAGGCCAGGGCGCGAAAATCAAGGGCCGCACCCTGCAGGAGATGGCCGGCCTGTACGCCTCCGGCGCGCTGGCGCAGGTGGTGAACTGA
- a CDS encoding two-component sensor histidine kinase, with product MAASTLASAHIPSLTRRLLLWTLGVLLVVWATFVGMAYLTGIEEADELTDGHLASVAALLLNLRPGETVTPEEATRRAPTPWLRAHDYQQSLNVVQWDASGHLLSHSGDAPLPPFDVPEGFATLHLGKQSTPWRSFSQWDGTRSRKVAVLLDLEERDDLAEDIAAQMVQPGLWLLPVVMLVLGFAVRRGLRPLYTLSEEVAALDVAGAGRLPTGGTLREFESVVASINTLLDRQQAALVRERRLANEVAHELRTPLSSIVLQARALDGGLEGPAQAEALARIGQDALRAGHVLNQLLALARASRTRLHELEAEVDLAELARSVAADYAQAAWQHGSALGVAADGPVAVRGNAVLLEMAVRNLVENALRHTPAGTRVEIQAGSAVGGGAWLQVCDDGRRALPGGPEGPAVRAPVDSLHLGHEIIVRVAEAHGGRFGEEPAPAPFTTCYRVELRTAPGTGTPG from the coding sequence ATGGCTGCCTCGACACTGGCTTCCGCCCATATTCCCTCGCTCACCCGGCGCCTGCTGCTCTGGACGCTGGGCGTGCTCCTGGTGGTGTGGGCCACCTTCGTCGGCATGGCCTATCTCACGGGCATCGAGGAAGCCGACGAACTGACCGACGGCCACCTGGCCAGCGTGGCGGCCCTGCTGCTCAACCTGCGGCCCGGCGAGACGGTCACCCCCGAAGAGGCCACGCGGCGCGCACCGACGCCGTGGCTGCGGGCGCACGACTACCAGCAGTCGCTCAATGTGGTGCAGTGGGACGCGTCCGGCCACCTGCTCTCGCACAGCGGCGACGCCCCGCTGCCGCCTTTCGACGTCCCCGAAGGGTTCGCCACCCTGCACCTGGGCAAGCAATCCACGCCGTGGCGCAGTTTCTCCCAGTGGGACGGCACGCGCTCGCGCAAGGTGGCCGTGCTGCTCGACCTGGAAGAGCGCGACGATCTCGCCGAAGACATCGCCGCGCAGATGGTGCAGCCCGGCCTGTGGCTGCTGCCGGTGGTGATGCTCGTGCTGGGTTTCGCGGTGCGGCGCGGCCTGCGGCCGCTCTACACCCTGTCGGAGGAGGTGGCGGCGCTGGACGTGGCCGGCGCCGGGCGCCTGCCCACCGGGGGCACGCTGCGCGAATTCGAATCCGTAGTGGCCTCCATCAACACGCTGCTCGACCGGCAGCAGGCCGCGCTCGTTCGGGAGCGCCGCCTGGCCAACGAAGTGGCGCACGAGTTGCGCACGCCCCTGTCGTCCATCGTACTGCAGGCCCGTGCGCTGGATGGCGGCCTGGAAGGCCCGGCCCAGGCCGAGGCGCTGGCCCGCATCGGCCAGGACGCGCTGCGCGCCGGCCATGTGCTCAACCAGCTGCTCGCCCTGGCGCGGGCCAGCCGCACCCGGCTGCATGAGCTGGAGGCCGAGGTCGATCTGGCGGAGCTGGCGCGCAGCGTGGCCGCGGATTACGCCCAGGCGGCCTGGCAGCACGGATCCGCCCTGGGCGTGGCCGCGGACGGCCCCGTGGCGGTGCGCGGCAATGCCGTCTTGCTGGAGATGGCGGTGCGCAACCTCGTGGAGAACGCGCTGCGCCATACGCCCGCCGGGACGCGGGTGGAGATCCAGGCCGGCTCCGCGGTGGGGGGCGGAGCGTGGCTGCAGGTGTGCGACGACGGCCGGCGCGCGCTGCCGGGCGGGCCGGAGGGGCCGGCCGTGCGGGCGCCGGTGGACAGCCTGCACCTCGGGCACGAAATCATCGTCCGGGTGGCCGAGGCGCATGGAGGGCGTTTCGGCGAGGAGCCTGCGCCCGCGCCTTTCACCACGTGTTACCGGGTGGAACTGCGGACGGCCCCGGGGACTGGGACCCCCGGCTAA
- a CDS encoding response regulator: protein MRILVVEDDAGIAAGLRNNLQQRGYAVDICSSVAAAWSALRSERFDAVLLDLGLPDGDGGELLTRLRGAPEAPPGAQPLRLPDPATPVLILTARDQVHQRIAGLDQGADDYLAKPFDVDELEARLRALLRRAAGRASPVIRVHDIELDPAARTVRRAGQLVEMSPREFSVLLVLLDARGRVLSRQQIEERLYNWQSGVESNAIEVHIHHLRKKLGSERIQTMRGVGYFVPWE from the coding sequence ATGAGAATCCTCGTAGTCGAAGACGATGCCGGCATCGCCGCCGGCCTGCGGAACAATCTGCAGCAGCGGGGCTATGCCGTGGACATCTGCAGCAGCGTGGCCGCGGCCTGGAGTGCGCTGCGGTCCGAGCGGTTCGATGCCGTGCTGCTGGACCTCGGGCTGCCCGACGGCGATGGAGGGGAGTTGCTCACCCGCCTGCGCGGCGCCCCCGAGGCGCCGCCGGGTGCCCAGCCGCTGCGGTTGCCGGATCCGGCCACACCGGTGCTGATCCTCACGGCACGCGACCAGGTCCACCAGCGCATCGCGGGCCTGGACCAGGGCGCGGACGACTACCTCGCCAAGCCCTTCGACGTGGATGAACTGGAGGCCCGCCTGCGGGCCCTGCTGCGCCGCGCTGCCGGCCGGGCCTCCCCGGTGATCCGCGTGCACGACATCGAACTGGATCCGGCGGCACGCACCGTGCGGCGCGCCGGCCAGCTGGTGGAGATGTCGCCCCGCGAGTTCTCCGTGCTGCTCGTGCTGCTCGATGCCCGCGGGCGCGTGCTGTCGCGCCAGCAGATCGAGGAGCGCCTCTACAACTGGCAGAGCGGAGTGGAAAGCAATGCCATCGAGGTCCACATCCACCACCTGCGCAAGAAGCTCGGCAGCGAGCGCATCCAGACCATGCGCGGCGTCGGCTATTTCGTACCCTGGGAGTGA
- a CDS encoding phosphatase PAP2 family protein has protein sequence MHPTTSADSLPALAPRTGSAPVRFAASPFFWTLASLCLLAAWDATPFDMALAHVFGNAGGFPLRDDWVFVSVMHEGARRAGWVIMVLLAATVWWPVGWLRRVPTAGRLQMAVSALLALAVISVFKRASATSCPWDLAEFGGVARYVSHWSHGLFDGGSGHCFPAGHAAAGFAFLGGHFVLRRHLPRAARWWLAASLAAGFVLGFAQQARGAHFMSHTLWTGWLCWTTGWACDLAMAALRRFHPQPDSLLPTESNAPHASP, from the coding sequence ATGCATCCAACGACTTCCGCCGATTCCCTTCCGGCCCTGGCCCCGCGGACCGGCTCCGCCCCGGTCCGGTTCGCGGCCTCGCCTTTCTTCTGGACATTGGCCAGCCTGTGCCTGCTGGCCGCCTGGGACGCCACGCCGTTCGACATGGCGCTGGCGCATGTCTTCGGCAATGCCGGAGGGTTTCCCCTGCGCGACGACTGGGTCTTCGTCTCGGTGATGCACGAGGGCGCGCGGCGCGCAGGCTGGGTGATCATGGTGCTGCTGGCCGCGACGGTGTGGTGGCCCGTGGGCTGGCTGCGCCGGGTGCCCACCGCTGGCCGGCTGCAGATGGCGGTCAGCGCGCTGCTCGCCCTGGCCGTGATCTCCGTGTTCAAGCGGGCCAGCGCCACCAGTTGCCCCTGGGACCTGGCCGAGTTCGGCGGCGTGGCGCGGTACGTGTCGCACTGGTCGCACGGCCTCTTCGACGGGGGCAGCGGCCATTGCTTCCCCGCCGGTCATGCCGCGGCCGGCTTTGCCTTCCTGGGCGGCCATTTCGTGCTGCGCCGCCACCTGCCGCGCGCCGCGCGGTGGTGGCTGGCCGCATCGCTCGCCGCGGGCTTCGTGCTGGGTTTCGCTCAGCAGGCGCGGGGCGCGCACTTCATGAGCCACACCCTGTGGACCGGCTGGCTCTGCTGGACCACGGGATGGGCCTGCGACCTGGCCATGGCAGCGCTGCGCCGCTTCCATCCGCAGCCCGACAGCCTCCTGCCCACGGAAAGCAATGCTCCCCATGCCAGCCCTTGA
- a CDS encoding phosphatase PAP2 family protein yields MPALDLPLFLALNATAATPQAIIATARWLSQDLPVFAGLMLLLELARGLPSTRRAVVMALLSMLIAWCTVRVFRSLVPIPRPAELGLGMQWIEQGARPGFPSMHAAAAFALARGLMTGLGRGTPAAWRWLAYGLAAAVAWSRVCLGVHMPSDVVAGALAGLASAWLARQVLRTWISRRGRSSAYWFRRVRPSALRR; encoded by the coding sequence ATGCCAGCCCTTGACCTTCCCCTGTTCCTCGCGCTGAATGCGACCGCCGCGACGCCGCAGGCCATCATCGCCACGGCCCGCTGGCTGTCGCAGGACCTGCCGGTGTTCGCTGGACTGATGCTGCTGCTCGAACTCGCGCGGGGGCTGCCTTCCACGCGGCGGGCCGTCGTCATGGCACTGCTGTCGATGCTGATCGCCTGGTGCACGGTGCGCGTTTTCCGGTCCCTGGTGCCGATTCCCCGCCCGGCAGAACTGGGGCTGGGCATGCAGTGGATCGAACAAGGCGCGCGCCCAGGTTTTCCCAGCATGCATGCGGCGGCGGCGTTCGCCCTGGCGCGCGGACTGATGACGGGCCTGGGCCGGGGAACTCCCGCCGCCTGGCGGTGGCTGGCCTACGGCCTGGCCGCCGCGGTGGCCTGGAGCCGCGTCTGCCTGGGCGTGCACATGCCCTCGGACGTGGTCGCTGGCGCCCTGGCGGGCCTTGCCAGCGCATGGCTGGCCCGCCAGGTGCTGCGGACCTGGATCAGCCGGCGCGGCAGATCTTCAGCATATTGGTTCCGCCGGGTGCGCCCATCGGCTCTCCGCAGGTGA
- the pyk gene encoding pyruvate kinase — MRIRRATKIVATLGPASSDPVLLERMIAMGVNVVRLNFSHGTAQDHIDRAEKVRAAAQRAGREVAIMADLQGPKIRVGKFAEGKVWLEPGAPFVLDASRTELGDGAGVGLDYKELPRDVKPGDILLLNDGLIVLNVNAVRGEQVHTTVRVGGELSNNKGINKQGGGLTAPALTAKDMEDIKTAMSFQADYVAVSFPKNATDMEMARQLCNVAAAEFRHKPGLIAKIERAEAVPRLEEILRVSDGIMVARGDLAVEVGNAAVPALQKKMIRMARDMDKVVITATQMMESMITNPVPTRAEVSDVANAVLDGTDAVMLSAETAAGRYPLETVEEMAKICAAAEAAEDPERDSDFTGQTLGRIDQSIAMGALFTAHHLGAKALVALTDSGSTALWMSRHRIHIPIYALTPKVATQRKMAMYRNVRPLLMDTSVDRDTALEQAESHLKSRNIVQQGDLYVITCGEPMGAPGGTNMLKICRAG; from the coding sequence ATGCGCATCCGCCGAGCCACCAAGATCGTCGCCACCCTGGGGCCCGCGTCGAGCGATCCGGTCCTGCTGGAGCGCATGATCGCCATGGGCGTGAACGTGGTGCGGCTCAACTTCAGCCACGGCACGGCGCAGGATCACATCGACCGCGCCGAGAAGGTGCGCGCCGCGGCCCAGCGCGCGGGCCGCGAGGTGGCGATCATGGCGGACCTGCAGGGCCCCAAGATCCGCGTGGGCAAGTTCGCCGAGGGCAAGGTGTGGCTGGAGCCCGGCGCGCCGTTCGTGCTCGATGCTTCGCGCACCGAGCTGGGCGACGGGGCCGGCGTGGGCCTGGACTACAAGGAGTTGCCGCGCGACGTGAAGCCCGGCGACATCCTGTTGCTCAACGACGGGCTCATCGTGCTGAACGTGAACGCGGTGCGCGGCGAACAGGTCCACACCACCGTGCGCGTGGGCGGCGAGCTGTCGAACAACAAGGGCATCAACAAGCAGGGCGGGGGCCTCACGGCGCCGGCACTCACCGCCAAGGACATGGAGGACATCAAGACCGCCATGAGCTTCCAGGCCGACTACGTGGCCGTCAGCTTTCCCAAGAACGCCACCGACATGGAAATGGCGCGCCAGCTCTGCAACGTGGCCGCCGCCGAGTTCCGCCACAAGCCGGGCCTGATCGCGAAGATCGAGCGCGCCGAGGCCGTTCCGCGGCTGGAGGAGATCCTGCGCGTGTCCGACGGCATCATGGTGGCTCGCGGCGACCTGGCCGTGGAGGTGGGCAATGCCGCCGTGCCCGCGCTGCAGAAGAAGATGATCCGCATGGCGCGCGACATGGATAAGGTCGTCATCACCGCCACGCAGATGATGGAGAGCATGATCACCAACCCGGTGCCCACGCGCGCCGAGGTGAGCGATGTGGCCAACGCGGTGCTCGACGGCACCGACGCCGTGATGCTCAGCGCCGAGACGGCCGCTGGCCGCTATCCGCTGGAGACGGTCGAGGAAATGGCCAAGATCTGTGCCGCTGCCGAGGCTGCCGAAGACCCCGAGCGCGATTCGGATTTCACGGGGCAGACGCTGGGCCGCATCGACCAGTCCATTGCCATGGGGGCGCTCTTCACCGCCCACCACCTGGGCGCCAAGGCCCTCGTGGCCCTGACGGACAGCGGTTCCACGGCGCTCTGGATGAGCCGCCACCGCATCCACATCCCGATCTACGCGCTCACGCCCAAGGTCGCCACGCAGCGCAAGATGGCCATGTACCGCAACGTGCGGCCCCTGCTCATGGATACCAGCGTGGACCGCGACACGGCGCTGGAGCAGGCCGAGAGCCACCTCAAGAGCCGCAACATCGTGCAGCAGGGCGACCTCTACGTGATCACCTGCGGAGAGCCGATGGGCGCACCCGGCGGAACCAATATGCTGAAGATCTGCCGCGCCGGCTGA
- a CDS encoding ATP-binding protein, whose protein sequence is MSGNPGSPDHRGATVPPAPLQSGRLRRLWQYLVRALWPQTLTGRIVAILVAGMLAAQALTGTIWWDMRRGQLLEVPLRVVAARAADAFTLLASLPPEARGAAVRTLASVDHGISLVDDGDAALLAAAQVPPDAVPDATARRMVADVLDRRAGAPVPLRLLSVELRGDGGQGTGTGALLTAREPEAHVHLLLGLGAGQWLQVRAREGESGYAVRPYSALADYVLRIYLLRIAVVVAVALVAVRIAMRPLARMARAADALGRDLQSPPLDTSGPREVRQAAQAFNAMQRRIADGVAERTRFLAAVSHDLRSPITRLRLRTEMLESDALRAKFRADLQEMESMVSATLDVLRGAGTPGPRQSVDIDALVGSLVQDLHESTGQAIPVHGMAHAPLPGYAQSLRRCLQNLLENALRYAGSVQVQIEDTARELAITVRDGGPGIAPAHLPHVLEPFYRAEGSRNAASGGFGLGLSIADMVARAHGGRLELANRPEGGLDARLVLPRTASGAGNGPAPGVSLEAL, encoded by the coding sequence ATGAGTGGCAACCCCGGCAGCCCGGACCATCGCGGCGCGACCGTCCCGCCGGCCCCGCTGCAGTCGGGCCGGCTGCGCCGCCTGTGGCAGTACCTGGTCCGCGCACTCTGGCCGCAGACACTCACCGGGCGCATCGTCGCGATCCTGGTGGCGGGCATGCTGGCCGCCCAGGCGCTCACCGGCACCATCTGGTGGGACATGCGGCGCGGCCAGCTGCTGGAGGTGCCGTTGCGCGTGGTGGCAGCGCGCGCGGCCGACGCGTTCACGCTGCTGGCGTCGCTGCCGCCAGAGGCGCGCGGGGCGGCGGTACGCACGCTGGCCTCGGTGGACCATGGAATCTCGCTGGTCGATGACGGGGACGCAGCCCTGCTGGCCGCCGCTCAGGTGCCGCCGGATGCCGTCCCCGACGCCACCGCGCGCCGGATGGTGGCCGACGTGCTGGACCGGCGGGCCGGCGCGCCGGTGCCGCTGCGCCTGTTGTCGGTGGAGTTGCGCGGCGATGGCGGGCAGGGCACCGGCACCGGCGCGCTGCTGACGGCGCGCGAGCCCGAGGCGCATGTGCACCTGTTGCTTGGCCTGGGCGCCGGCCAGTGGCTGCAGGTGCGGGCGCGCGAAGGCGAATCGGGCTACGCCGTGCGGCCTTACTCGGCGCTGGCGGACTACGTGCTGCGCATCTACCTGCTGCGCATCGCGGTGGTGGTGGCCGTGGCGCTGGTGGCCGTGCGCATCGCCATGCGGCCGCTGGCACGCATGGCCCGCGCGGCCGACGCGCTGGGTCGCGACCTGCAAAGCCCGCCGCTCGACACCAGCGGTCCGCGCGAAGTGCGCCAGGCCGCGCAGGCCTTCAACGCCATGCAGCGGCGCATCGCAGACGGCGTGGCCGAGCGCACGCGCTTCCTGGCCGCCGTCTCGCACGATCTGCGCTCGCCGATCACGCGGCTGCGCCTGCGCACCGAAATGCTGGAGTCCGACGCGCTGCGCGCGAAGTTCCGCGCCGATCTGCAGGAGATGGAAAGCATGGTGTCCGCCACGCTCGACGTGCTGCGCGGCGCCGGCACCCCAGGCCCGCGCCAGAGCGTGGACATCGATGCCCTGGTGGGCAGCCTGGTGCAGGACTTGCACGAATCCACGGGGCAGGCCATCCCGGTGCATGGCATGGCGCATGCGCCGTTGCCGGGCTATGCGCAGAGCCTGCGCCGCTGCCTGCAGAACCTGCTGGAGAACGCCTTGCGCTACGCCGGCAGCGTCCAGGTGCAGATCGAGGACACGGCGCGGGAGCTGGCCATCACCGTGCGCGACGGCGGCCCGGGCATAGCCCCCGCGCACCTGCCGCACGTGCTGGAGCCGTTCTACCGCGCAGAGGGGTCGCGCAATGCGGCGTCGGGCGGGTTCGGCCTCGGCCTGTCGATCGCCGACATGGTGGCGCGCGCCCATGGCGGGCGGCTGGAGCTGGCCAACCGGCCCGAAGGTGGCCTGGACGCGCGCCTCGTCCTGCCCCGGACGGCATCCGGCGCGGGCAACGGCCCGGCCCCCGGGGTCTCCCTCGAAGCGCTGTAA
- a CDS encoding response regulator — protein sequence MSAPAGSEGARILVVDDDPEIRELLCDYLRAAGLRPAAVADGEAMWQWLARHTADLVVLDLMLPGTDGLALCRALRECTHIPVVMLTARGALLDRILGLEMGADDYLPKPFDPRELLARINVVLRRARQVPAHLHEPEMAATLRFAGWCLDARERQLVSPAGVVVALAQSDFRVMQALAQNPRRTLSRDYLAEHAFGKERSALDRAVDVCVSRLRQHLEDDPRQARLIRTVRNAGYQLACDVVAQPLP from the coding sequence ATGAGCGCGCCGGCGGGCTCCGAGGGGGCGCGCATCCTTGTCGTGGACGACGACCCCGAGATCCGCGAGCTGCTGTGCGATTACCTGCGCGCGGCCGGCCTGCGGCCCGCGGCGGTGGCCGACGGCGAGGCGATGTGGCAGTGGCTGGCGCGGCACACGGCCGACCTCGTGGTGCTCGACCTGATGCTGCCCGGCACCGACGGCCTGGCGCTGTGCCGCGCGCTGCGCGAGTGCACGCACATCCCGGTGGTCATGCTCACGGCGCGCGGGGCGCTGCTTGACCGCATCCTGGGCCTGGAGATGGGCGCCGACGACTACCTGCCCAAGCCCTTCGATCCGCGCGAGTTGCTGGCGCGCATCAACGTGGTGCTGCGCCGTGCGCGCCAGGTGCCCGCGCACCTGCACGAGCCCGAAATGGCGGCCACGCTGCGCTTTGCCGGCTGGTGCCTGGATGCGCGGGAGCGCCAGCTCGTCTCGCCTGCCGGCGTGGTGGTGGCGCTGGCGCAGTCGGACTTCCGGGTGATGCAGGCGCTTGCGCAGAACCCCCGCCGCACGCTCAGCCGCGACTACTTGGCCGAGCATGCCTTCGGCAAGGAGCGCTCGGCGCTCGACCGCGCCGTGGACGTGTGCGTGAGCCGCCTGCGCCAGCACCTGGAAGACGACCCGCGCCAGGCGCGCCTGATCCGCACCGTGCGCAACGCGGGCTACCAGCTGGCCTGCGACGTGGTGGCGCAGCCGCTGCCATGA